The Humulus lupulus chromosome 4, drHumLupu1.1, whole genome shotgun sequence genome has a window encoding:
- the LOC133832141 gene encoding uncharacterized protein LOC133832141 → MSPFHLNELGERKLHGPYAVQHTNEAIQKIKARMVTAQSRQKSYADLKRRHVEFEVGDHVFLCVTPKKGISVKRFGKKGKLSPRYVEPFEILDRVSNVVYTEDLSFDESLVKILNRKEKILRNKTISLVKVLWRINVVEEATMELEFDMQQQHPEFLQ, encoded by the exons ATGTCCCCGTTTCACTTGAATGAActgggagagagaaaactacaTGGGCCATATGCAGTGCAACACACCAATGAAGCTATTCAGAAAATTAAGGCTAGAATGGTCACcgctcagagcagacagaagtcTTATGCAGACCTAAAGCGCAGACATGTTGAGTttgaagttggtgatcatgtatttctgTGTGTGACTCCAAAAAAAGGAATCTCGGTgaagaggtttggaaagaagggaaagCTAAGTCCCAGATATGTCGAaccttttgagattttggatagagTGAGCAATGTGGTGTACACG GAGGATTTGTCGTTCGATGAGAGTCTAGTGAAAATACTCAATCGAAAAGAGAAGATCCTAAGGAATAAGACTATTTCCTTGGTAAAAGTACTATGGAGGATTAATGTTGTTGAGGAGGCAACCATGGAATTAGAGTTCGATATGCAGCAACAACATCCCGAGTTCTTACAGTAA